Proteins encoded in a region of the Rickettsia tillamookensis genome:
- a CDS encoding zinc-finger domain-containing protein translates to MEIVNSVDASVSCQGKEPPYDHPKVYLEIDKEKKEVICPYCSKKFKLVKSSMNEI, encoded by the coding sequence ATGGAAATTGTTAATAGCGTTGATGCATCTGTATCTTGCCAGGGCAAAGAACCTCCATATGACCATCCAAAAGTTTATTTAGAGATAGATAAAGAAAAAAAGGAAGTTATTTGCCCATATTGTAGTAAGAAATTTAAATTAGTAAAAAGTTCTATGAATGAAATTTAA
- a CDS encoding ATP-binding protein: protein MKRIYELVIKNHLQENRQMIFIEGARQVGKTTLAKKVIDKNYYLNWDEEKARLLILKGTTAIADFIGLHIPEQNNPIVIFDELHKFSNWQTFLKGFYDVYGEQAHIIVTGSSKLGVYKKGGDSMMGRYFPYRMHPLTLAEVIENFSSLTKEINLPKKISEEQFESLFKFGGFPDPYLKNSSTFWHRWKKTKNTQLFKEDIRELTQIQELSQMEVLGNFLTSSIGGQASYSSLANKIKVSIPTITRWLESFESFFYSYRIYPWSNNIPRSLIKEPKIYLWDWSLIEDMGAKYENFIANHLLKFCHFWSDLGFGEYELYFIRDKQKKEVDFLVTKNNKPWMLVEAKTSSNQELNSNLKYFQELLNCPFALQVVFNMEYKEIDCFSYNYPVIVPAKTFLSQLV, encoded by the coding sequence ATGAAAAGGATTTATGAATTAGTAATAAAAAATCACTTGCAAGAAAATAGGCAAATGATTTTTATAGAAGGAGCACGTCAAGTCGGTAAAACTACTTTAGCTAAAAAAGTAATAGATAAAAATTACTACTTAAATTGGGATGAAGAAAAGGCCCGTTTGCTAATTCTAAAAGGAACAACAGCAATAGCAGATTTTATAGGTCTACATATTCCGGAGCAAAATAATCCTATTGTGATTTTTGATGAGCTACATAAATTCTCAAACTGGCAAACTTTTTTAAAAGGATTTTATGATGTTTATGGAGAACAAGCTCACATTATAGTTACCGGCAGCTCAAAGCTTGGAGTATATAAAAAAGGCGGTGATAGTATGATGGGAAGATATTTCCCATATCGTATGCACCCTTTGACACTAGCTGAAGTAATAGAAAATTTTAGTAGTCTAACCAAAGAAATAAATCTACCAAAAAAAATATCCGAAGAACAATTTGAATCCTTATTTAAATTTGGTGGTTTTCCTGATCCTTATCTTAAGAATTCTTCCACATTTTGGCATAGATGGAAGAAAACTAAAAATACTCAGCTTTTTAAAGAAGATATTAGAGAGTTAACACAAATCCAAGAGTTATCTCAAATGGAAGTCTTAGGAAACTTTTTGACTTCCTCTATAGGAGGACAAGCATCTTACAGCTCTCTTGCAAATAAAATTAAAGTATCAATTCCAACCATTACAAGATGGCTTGAATCATTTGAGTCATTTTTTTATAGTTATCGTATTTATCCATGGTCAAATAATATTCCTAGAAGTTTAATAAAAGAGCCCAAAATATATCTATGGGACTGGTCGCTTATAGAAGATATGGGAGCAAAATATGAAAATTTTATCGCAAATCATTTATTAAAATTCTGTCATTTTTGGAGTGATTTAGGATTTGGTGAATATGAATTATATTTTATTAGAGATAAACAAAAGAAAGAAGTAGATTTTTTAGTAACAAAAAATAACAAACCATGGATGTTAGTTGAAGCTAAAACTTCTTCAAATCAAGAATTAAACTCAAATTTAAAATATTTTCAAGAACTTTTAAATTGCCCTTTTGCCTTGCAAGTAGTATTTAATATGGAATATAAAGAGATTGATTGCTTCAGTTATAACTATCCTGTAATTGTTCCTGCTAAGACTTTCTTATCTCAATTAGTTTAA
- a CDS encoding MFS transporter: protein MNRSKFIFLSAISGNVLEYYDFTVYSVFSLIIGQVFFPGESEFIRILLSLGVFAVGFLTRPIGGILFGYIGDRYGRRIALIISMLGMTIPTFIMGLIPSYASIGIYAPITLVIMRLIQGLCISGEGTGAAIFILEHRQNLRPGFTAGLVHGSNIAGTLIATFIGIIIERYFSHIDFAWRFAFLLGGFMGLAGFYLRLRVSETPIFKMLEKKKQVLKAPFSNVIRTAWRSMFLTMCIGAIASSVMYLVKTYINVFYYNVMHLSNTIALSYLAYSSFIAMIAMPLAGGTADIIGKFKMAMLVGTAILILILPTMLLMSAEEMWQQIIALTMLGMLAGSIAGTAYIFVISLFTAEQRFTGVAFSYNFAIAIFGGTSPIISRWLVEHTGLFYAPAFYIMIIAAVFLVIMYMMRKVIKSLLNNYENRK, encoded by the coding sequence ATGAATAGGTCTAAGTTCATTTTTTTATCTGCTATTTCAGGTAATGTACTCGAATATTACGATTTTACGGTATATTCAGTTTTTTCGCTGATTATTGGACAAGTTTTTTTCCCAGGTGAATCAGAATTCATTAGAATTCTTCTAAGCCTTGGAGTATTTGCAGTTGGCTTTCTGACAAGACCGATAGGGGGCATATTATTCGGTTATATCGGTGATAGATACGGTAGACGTATCGCTTTAATAATTTCGATGCTAGGTATGACTATTCCGACCTTTATTATGGGTCTCATACCCTCATATGCAAGTATTGGGATTTATGCCCCTATAACTCTAGTTATAATGCGACTTATTCAAGGTTTATGTATTAGCGGTGAAGGAACGGGAGCGGCTATTTTTATCCTTGAACATCGTCAAAATTTAAGACCCGGTTTTACGGCAGGTTTAGTTCATGGTTCAAATATAGCAGGTACGTTAATCGCAACATTTATAGGTATTATAATTGAGCGTTATTTTTCGCATATAGATTTTGCTTGGCGTTTTGCTTTTCTGCTTGGCGGATTTATGGGTCTTGCCGGATTTTACTTGCGATTACGTGTATCGGAAACACCGATTTTTAAAATGCTTGAGAAAAAGAAACAAGTTCTTAAAGCACCTTTTTCCAATGTAATTAGAACTGCTTGGAGATCGATGTTTTTAACTATGTGTATAGGTGCTATTGCTAGCAGTGTTATGTATTTAGTAAAAACTTATATAAATGTTTTCTATTATAATGTAATGCACCTTAGTAATACTATTGCTTTATCATATTTAGCGTATAGTTCATTTATTGCAATGATAGCGATGCCGCTTGCCGGCGGTACTGCCGATATTATCGGAAAATTTAAAATGGCAATGCTTGTTGGTACTGCTATTTTGATATTGATTTTACCGACCATGTTACTTATGTCAGCAGAAGAGATGTGGCAACAAATTATAGCTCTTACAATGCTTGGTATGCTCGCAGGAAGCATAGCAGGTACGGCTTATATATTCGTTATATCCCTGTTTACGGCAGAACAAAGATTTACCGGGGTTGCTTTCAGCTACAATTTTGCAATAGCGATATTCGGCGGAACTTCACCTATTATTTCCCGTTGGCTTGTAGAACATACAGGCTTATTTTATGCTCCAGCTTTTTATATCATGATCATTGCTGCTGTATTTTTAGTGATTATGTATATGATGAGGAAAGTAATTAAATCGTTGCTTAATAATTATGAAAATAGAAAATAA
- a CDS encoding 3-hydroxybutyrate dehydrogenase, translating into MKDKVAVITGSTSGIGLEIAKHFAKLNAKLVINGFAKEDEVAKILAELKELGASSVFYQGINLAEPEEIFSMFERIIKEFGKIDILVNNAGIQHVAPIDEFPEDKWEQILRIDLIASFYTTKYAIPIMKKNGFGRIVNIASAHAYVASPFKSAYVAAKHGILGLTKTVALEVAENNITVNAICPGYVNTPLVQNQIADTAKARHISEESALRDVILKSQATKKFVEADEIANLVIFLCDEKASSITGSGLLIDGGWTAQ; encoded by the coding sequence ATGAAAGACAAAGTAGCAGTTATTACCGGTTCTACTAGCGGTATCGGACTTGAAATAGCAAAACATTTTGCAAAGCTAAACGCTAAGCTAGTTATTAACGGTTTTGCAAAAGAAGATGAAGTAGCCAAAATTTTAGCAGAATTGAAAGAGCTTGGTGCAAGTAGCGTATTTTATCAAGGAATAAATTTGGCAGAACCTGAAGAAATATTTTCTATGTTTGAGAGAATAATAAAAGAATTCGGTAAAATAGACATATTAGTAAATAATGCCGGTATTCAGCATGTTGCTCCTATCGATGAATTTCCTGAAGATAAATGGGAGCAAATTTTGCGTATAGATTTAATAGCCTCTTTTTATACTACAAAATATGCAATACCTATTATGAAAAAAAACGGCTTCGGGCGAATTGTTAACATCGCTTCCGCTCACGCATATGTTGCATCACCTTTTAAGTCGGCATATGTAGCAGCAAAGCATGGTATCCTTGGGCTTACCAAAACTGTTGCTTTAGAAGTGGCTGAGAATAATATTACAGTTAATGCTATCTGTCCCGGTTACGTCAATACACCGCTCGTGCAGAATCAAATAGCAGATACTGCTAAAGCTAGACATATCAGTGAAGAATCGGCACTCCGGGATGTAATCCTTAAATCTCAAGCTACGAAAAAATTTGTAGAAGCTGATGAAATAGCAAACTTAGTAATATTCTTATGTGATGAAAAAGCATCATCAATAACAGGTAGTGGACTCTTGATAGATGGCGGCTGGACGGCACAATAG